In Ferribacterium limneticum, a genomic segment contains:
- a CDS encoding TMEM165/GDT1 family protein — translation MTEIAAVVPGTWLSSAGTTFLLIALAEFGDKSQLVCMTLAARHRGLPIVLGAVAAFAFLNLLAVLFGAAIAAWLPEWVVTAAVAVLFAVFGISALRFEEDDDDEDITEKPGHGIFATTFLMIFLAEFGDKTQIAVAGMGSTADALATWVGATLALACTSILGVVAGRRWLNRLPLHWIHRISGVFFLLLALLAVLRLLGII, via the coding sequence ATGACTGAAATCGCGGCAGTGGTGCCAGGCACCTGGCTGTCTTCGGCCGGCACCACCTTCCTGCTGATCGCCCTCGCCGAATTTGGCGACAAGAGCCAGCTCGTCTGCATGACGCTCGCCGCCCGGCATCGCGGCCTGCCCATCGTTCTTGGCGCCGTCGCCGCCTTTGCCTTCCTCAACCTGCTCGCCGTACTGTTTGGTGCGGCAATTGCCGCCTGGCTGCCGGAATGGGTCGTCACGGCCGCCGTTGCAGTCCTCTTCGCCGTCTTCGGCATTAGCGCCCTGCGCTTCGAGGAAGATGATGACGATGAAGACATCACCGAGAAACCGGGCCACGGCATCTTCGCAACCACTTTCCTGATGATCTTTCTCGCCGAATTCGGCGACAAGACGCAGATCGCCGTCGCCGGCATGGGCAGCACCGCCGATGCTCTGGCCACCTGGGTCGGCGCCACGCTGGCCCTGGCCTGCACATCGATACTCGGCGTCGTGGCCGGCCGGCGCTGGCTCAATCGCCTGCCGCTGCATTGGATTCACCGGATCAGCGGCGTATTTTTCCTGTTGCTGGCGCTATTGGCCGTGCTGCGCCTGCTCGGCATTATTTGA
- the fur gene encoding ferric iron uptake transcriptional regulator, whose protein sequence is MSDPQSLKNMGLKATFPRLKILELFETSTLRHMTAEDVYKMLIAENMDIGLATVYRVLTQFEQAGLLERHFFESGKAVFEINHGKHHDHLVCINCGRVEEFYDPEIEKRQNAIAQERGFAIQDHALYLYAQCTKTECPHRDHPGAKS, encoded by the coding sequence ATGAGCGATCCGCAAAGCCTCAAGAACATGGGGCTGAAAGCCACCTTTCCCCGTCTGAAAATTCTTGAACTGTTCGAAACGAGTACCTTGCGCCACATGACGGCGGAAGACGTCTACAAGATGCTCATTGCCGAAAACATGGACATCGGGCTGGCCACCGTTTACCGCGTGCTCACCCAGTTCGAGCAGGCCGGCCTGCTCGAACGACATTTCTTCGAATCCGGCAAGGCAGTCTTCGAAATCAACCACGGCAAGCATCACGACCATCTGGTCTGCATCAACTGCGGCCGCGTCGAAGAGTTCTACGATCCGGAAATCGAAAAGCGCCAGAACGCCATTGCCCAGGAACGCGGCTTCGCCATCCAGGACCACGCGCTCTACCTTTACGCCCAGTGCACCAAGACCGAGTGCCCGCATCGCGACCATCCGGGCGCCAAGTCCTGA
- a CDS encoding outer membrane protein assembly factor BamE produces MRRSRLLLVAASCALISACSYKPGFINEYKIDIQQGNVLTQEMVSQLKPGQTRDQVRFLLGTPMVADIFHQQRWDYVYRYQSGQTGKVEARKFTAFFNNDGLLERVEGDIAEGESGELNAPLNKSRLVDLGSLSAEQADKPLPPREPPGYYRRFMDMMGF; encoded by the coding sequence ATGCGCCGTTCCCGTCTATTGCTCGTAGCCGCCTCCTGCGCGCTCATCTCCGCTTGCTCCTACAAGCCGGGCTTCATCAACGAATACAAGATCGACATCCAGCAGGGAAATGTCCTGACGCAAGAGATGGTTTCCCAGCTCAAGCCGGGCCAGACGCGCGACCAGGTTCGCTTCCTGCTCGGTACGCCGATGGTGGCAGACATCTTCCATCAGCAGCGCTGGGACTACGTCTACCGCTACCAGAGCGGCCAGACTGGCAAGGTCGAAGCGCGCAAATTTACGGCATTTTTCAATAATGACGGTCTGCTCGAGCGGGTTGAGGGCGATATCGCCGAAGGCGAATCCGGCGAACTGAATGCCCCGCTCAACAAGAGCCGTCTCGTCGATCTCGGATCGCTGTCGGCCGAACAGGCTGACAAACCGTTGCCGCCACGCGAGCCGCCGGGCTATTACCGTCGTTTCATGGACATGATGGGGTTTTAA
- the dapB gene encoding 4-hydroxy-tetrahydrodipicolinate reductase, with amino-acid sequence MSATRIGVVGAGGRMGRMLIEATLKDDQLALGAAFDVPGSPAIGKTAGDLVGMPCDVVVTDDVAAGLKNIDCLIDFTRPQGTLVHLEMCRQAGVAMVIGTTGFEADGKAVIAAAAKDVPVVFAPNMAVGVNLVFKLLDTAARILNQGYDIEIVEAHHRLKIDAPSGTALRMGEVVAGALGRDLEECAVYGREGVTGERDPSTIGFATVRGGDIVGDHTVMFCGLGERVEVTHKASSRMPYALGSLRAARFLAGRKNGLFDMQDVLGLR; translated from the coding sequence ATGAGTGCAACACGTATTGGTGTCGTCGGTGCCGGCGGCCGCATGGGCCGGATGTTGATCGAGGCCACGCTGAAGGATGACCAACTGGCGCTCGGCGCTGCTTTCGACGTGCCGGGCAGCCCGGCGATTGGCAAGACGGCCGGTGATCTGGTCGGCATGCCCTGCGATGTGGTGGTGACCGATGACGTCGCGGCCGGGCTCAAGAATATCGACTGTCTGATCGATTTCACCCGCCCGCAAGGCACGCTGGTTCATCTCGAAATGTGCCGTCAGGCCGGCGTCGCCATGGTCATTGGCACGACCGGCTTCGAAGCTGACGGCAAGGCCGTGATTGCTGCGGCTGCCAAGGATGTTCCCGTCGTCTTTGCGCCCAACATGGCAGTTGGTGTCAATCTCGTTTTCAAGCTGCTCGACACTGCGGCGCGCATCCTGAATCAGGGTTACGACATCGAAATCGTCGAGGCGCACCATCGTCTGAAAATCGATGCCCCGTCCGGGACGGCGCTGCGCATGGGCGAAGTGGTTGCCGGCGCGCTTGGCCGCGATCTCGAAGAATGTGCGGTTTACGGACGCGAAGGCGTTACCGGCGAGCGCGACCCCTCGACCATCGGCTTCGCCACCGTCCGCGGCGGCGACATCGTTGGCGATCACACGGTCATGTTCTGCGGTCTTGGCGAGCGCGTCGAGGTCACGCACAAGGCCAGTAGTCGCATGCCCTATGCACTCGGCAGCTTGCGTGCAGCGCGTTTCCTGGCGGGCCGGAAGAACGGCCTTTTCGACATGCAGGACGTCCTCGGCCTGCGTTAG
- a CDS encoding response regulator, with translation MKSRLLDRQLQEIFGGEGEPQFRQLIEQARAARQDVLADGMERLVGVVDSSYRAYAGLNLSAWHTKLSGDALADWNLRAGTVEAGRQWKEMLGYAAGDFDNSIAQWQRMLHPDDLRLLQARIDAHVQSQDPYFQAECRFKARDGQWRWFLLRGAVAARDADGQPVRMLVLQRDISEVKAAEAALISAKEAAEAANKARGAFLANMSHEIRTPMNGIIGMTELALDTQLDAEQRHYLKTVKSSAEALLTIVNDILDFSKIEAGKMEFEALAFSIQDTVLEAVRVLAVSAHKKGLELVANVQPDVPPRIVGDPTRLRQVIINLIGNAIKFTERGEVALDVSIDQQTEHSVYLRFSIRDTGIGVPPDKQQAIFEAFSQADVSTTRRFGGTGLGLAISARLVQLMDGKISLESTQGVGSVFSFTGRFGVETSVLSQTQAFSPGARYVGRRALVIDDNETVGRYLVELLERCGIQSSLSADGAAAVAAIERSRAVDFPYDYVVADANMEAPAGFALAEAWQKSGRIEKLLVMLTTENQRHDLTRLREIGVSAHLVKPIGNADLVDALALAEGPALSEQNEIMLSQIDLGEITQGGSSALNILLVEDNPVNQELATRLLERLSHRVTLANNGVEAVDLFDSSHFDVILMDMQMPVMGGIEATEAIRSREMRRSWVVSHEVKPVYIIAMTANVMASDRERCMEAGMNDYVAKPLRPDELFAALDRSRGVGGADEPIIFGTAPIRAGAQLDLAAALRDIGEPELFATMAGMFLSEWDTHLGRIRKALDSSDAHELRMHAHTVKSLLAMFHAENARRRAMEIEQAVKVADNVDWAACNRLHAALVDEMSHIKPILKHYVETRVIP, from the coding sequence ATGAAATCCCGCCTGCTCGATCGGCAACTCCAGGAAATCTTCGGCGGCGAAGGTGAGCCGCAATTCAGGCAGTTGATCGAGCAGGCCAGGGCGGCGCGGCAGGATGTGCTGGCCGACGGCATGGAAAGGCTGGTCGGCGTCGTTGATTCCTCCTATCGCGCCTACGCCGGGCTCAATCTCAGCGCTTGGCATACCAAGTTGTCGGGCGATGCGTTGGCCGACTGGAATCTGCGGGCGGGTACCGTCGAAGCCGGTCGCCAGTGGAAGGAAATGCTCGGTTACGCCGCCGGCGATTTCGACAATTCGATCGCCCAGTGGCAGCGCATGCTGCATCCGGATGATCTGCGCCTGTTGCAGGCGCGCATCGATGCGCATGTCCAGAGTCAGGATCCCTATTTTCAGGCTGAGTGCCGCTTCAAGGCGCGCGACGGGCAATGGCGCTGGTTCCTGCTGCGTGGTGCCGTCGCGGCCCGCGATGCCGATGGGCAACCGGTGCGTATGCTGGTCTTGCAGCGCGACATCAGCGAAGTCAAGGCGGCGGAGGCGGCGCTGATTTCGGCCAAGGAGGCCGCCGAGGCAGCCAACAAGGCGCGCGGTGCTTTCCTGGCCAACATGAGCCACGAAATCCGGACGCCAATGAACGGCATTATCGGCATGACTGAACTGGCGCTTGATACCCAGCTTGATGCCGAGCAGCGCCACTATCTGAAGACGGTCAAATCATCGGCCGAGGCCTTGCTGACCATCGTCAACGACATTCTCGACTTTTCGAAAATCGAAGCCGGCAAGATGGAGTTTGAGGCGCTGGCGTTTTCGATCCAGGACACGGTGCTCGAGGCCGTTCGGGTGCTGGCGGTCAGCGCGCACAAGAAAGGCCTCGAGCTGGTGGCCAATGTGCAGCCCGATGTGCCGCCACGCATCGTCGGCGATCCGACGCGCCTGCGCCAGGTCATCATCAACCTGATCGGCAACGCCATTAAATTTACCGAGCGGGGCGAAGTGGCGCTCGACGTGAGTATTGACCAGCAGACCGAGCATTCCGTTTATTTGCGCTTTTCTATCCGCGACACAGGCATCGGTGTCCCGCCCGACAAGCAACAGGCAATCTTCGAAGCGTTTTCCCAGGCCGACGTATCGACGACCCGTCGTTTTGGCGGGACGGGCCTTGGGCTGGCTATTAGCGCCCGCCTTGTGCAGTTGATGGATGGCAAGATTTCGCTTGAAAGCACGCAGGGCGTCGGCTCGGTCTTTTCATTCACCGGGCGTTTTGGCGTCGAAACCTCGGTGTTGTCGCAGACCCAGGCGTTTTCGCCGGGGGCGCGCTATGTTGGCCGGCGCGCCTTGGTCATTGATGACAACGAGACGGTGGGGCGCTATCTGGTTGAATTGCTTGAGCGCTGTGGAATCCAGTCTTCGCTGTCGGCGGACGGGGCGGCTGCTGTCGCTGCCATCGAGCGCAGCCGTGCCGTCGATTTTCCTTACGACTATGTGGTGGCCGACGCCAACATGGAGGCGCCAGCCGGTTTTGCTTTGGCTGAAGCCTGGCAGAAATCCGGCCGTATCGAGAAATTGCTGGTCATGCTGACGACTGAAAATCAGCGGCATGACCTGACCAGGCTGCGTGAAATCGGTGTCTCGGCTCATCTCGTCAAGCCGATCGGTAATGCCGACCTGGTTGACGCGCTGGCGCTGGCTGAAGGTCCGGCTTTGTCGGAGCAGAACGAAATCATGCTGTCGCAAATTGACTTGGGTGAGATTACCCAAGGTGGCAGTTCGGCACTGAATATTCTGTTGGTTGAAGATAATCCGGTCAATCAGGAACTGGCGACCCGCTTGCTTGAGCGCCTGTCGCATCGGGTGACGCTGGCCAACAACGGTGTCGAGGCGGTTGATTTGTTCGATAGCAGCCATTTCGACGTGATCCTGATGGATATGCAGATGCCCGTGATGGGAGGTATCGAGGCGACAGAGGCCATTCGTTCCCGCGAGATGCGCCGAAGCTGGGTGGTTTCTCACGAGGTCAAGCCCGTCTACATCATCGCCATGACCGCCAACGTCATGGCCAGCGACCGGGAACGTTGCATGGAGGCAGGAATGAACGACTATGTCGCCAAGCCATTGCGGCCGGACGAGTTGTTTGCTGCTCTGGATCGATCCCGTGGTGTTGGCGGCGCAGACGAGCCCATCATTTTTGGCACGGCGCCGATCAGGGCGGGCGCACAACTCGATCTGGCGGCAGCTCTTCGCGATATCGGCGAACCCGAGTTGTTTGCGACGATGGCTGGCATGTTTCTGTCGGAGTGGGATACGCACCTGGGACGCATCAGGAAAGCGCTCGATAGTTCCGATGCGCATGAGTTGCGCATGCATGCGCATACCGTGAAGAGCCTCCTTGCCATGTTTCATGCCGAAAATGCTCGGCGTCGCGCAATGGAAATCGAGCAGGCGGTCAAGGTGGCAGACAATGTCGACTGGGCTGCCTGCAATCGGCTCCACGCTGCTCTGGTCGATGAAATGTCACACATCAAACCCATATTGAAGCACTACGTCGAGACTCGCGTAATCCCTTGA
- the carA gene encoding glutamine-hydrolyzing carbamoyl-phosphate synthase small subunit, with amino-acid sequence MPSFIPAILALADGTVFKGQSIGADGVTSGEVVFNTAMSGYQEILTDPSYCRQIVTLTYPHIGNTGCNAEDFESNANYAAGLVIRDLPLVASNWRSEEDLSSYLKKHGIVAIAGIDTRKLTRILREKGAQAGCILAGEVDESKALALAKAFPGLAGMDLAKVVSAKANYAWTEAEWTLDGYKQAAEPRFHVVAYDFGVKRNILRMLAERGCRLTVVPAETPAADVLAMKPDGIFLSNGPGDPEPCDYAIAAIREFLERGVPTFGICLGHQLLALASGAKTAKMKFGHHGANHPVKDLDSGQVLITSQNHGFAADIDSLPANLRVTHVSLFDGSLQGIARTDVPAFSFQGHPEASPGPHDVAYLFDRFLDTMTRGVAALNNAQ; translated from the coding sequence CTGCCCTCATTTATACCCGCCATTCTCGCCCTCGCCGACGGAACGGTTTTCAAGGGCCAATCCATTGGCGCTGATGGCGTTACCAGTGGCGAGGTGGTGTTTAACACTGCCATGTCGGGCTACCAGGAAATCCTTACCGATCCCTCCTATTGCCGTCAGATCGTCACGCTGACCTACCCGCATATCGGCAACACCGGTTGCAATGCGGAAGATTTTGAGTCCAATGCCAATTACGCCGCCGGCCTGGTCATTCGTGACCTGCCGCTGGTTGCCTCCAACTGGCGTAGCGAAGAGGACTTGTCGTCTTACCTCAAGAAGCACGGTATCGTCGCCATAGCCGGCATCGATACGCGCAAGCTGACCCGTATCCTGCGGGAAAAGGGCGCTCAGGCTGGTTGCATCCTGGCCGGCGAAGTCGATGAATCGAAGGCGCTGGCCTTGGCCAAGGCCTTCCCTGGCCTGGCTGGCATGGATCTGGCCAAGGTCGTTTCGGCCAAGGCCAACTATGCGTGGACCGAGGCCGAGTGGACGCTGGATGGTTACAAGCAAGCTGCCGAGCCGCGTTTCCATGTCGTTGCCTACGATTTTGGCGTCAAGCGCAATATCCTGCGCATGCTGGCCGAGCGTGGCTGTCGCCTGACCGTGGTGCCGGCCGAGACGCCGGCGGCCGATGTGCTGGCCATGAAGCCGGACGGTATTTTCCTGTCTAATGGCCCCGGCGATCCTGAGCCTTGCGACTACGCCATTGCCGCCATTCGCGAATTCCTCGAGCGTGGCGTGCCGACCTTCGGTATCTGCCTCGGCCACCAGTTGCTGGCCCTGGCTTCCGGCGCCAAGACGGCCAAGATGAAGTTCGGCCACCACGGCGCCAACCATCCGGTCAAGGATCTCGATAGCGGCCAGGTGCTGATTACCAGCCAGAATCACGGTTTCGCGGCGGATATCGATTCGCTGCCCGCCAATCTGCGGGTCACCCACGTCTCGCTGTTCGACGGTTCCCTGCAAGGCATCGCCCGCACCGACGTGCCGGCCTTCTCCTTCCAGGGGCATCCGGAAGCCAGCCCAGGTCCGCACGACGTGGCCTACTTGTTCGATCGCTTCCTTGACACCATGACGCGTGGCGTTGCCGCGCTCAACAACGCGCAATAA
- the carB gene encoding carbamoyl-phosphate synthase large subunit, with protein MPKRTDIKSVLIIGAGPIIIGQACEFDYSGAQACKALREEGYKVILVNSNPATIMTDPEMADVTYIEPITWQVVAKIIEKERPDALLPTMGGQTALNCALDLDREGVLAKFNVELIGASKEAIDKAEDRQKFKDAMTKIGLGSAKSATAHSMEEAYQVQAVIGFPTIIRPSFTLGGTGGGIAYNMEEFETICKRGLEASPTNELLIEESLLGWKEYEMEVVRDKADNCIIICSIENLDPMGVHTGDSITVAPAQTLTDKEYQILRNASIAVLREIGVDTGGSNVQFSINPKDGRMIVIEMNPRVSRSSALASKATGFPIAKIAAKLSVGYTLDELSNDITGGKTPASFEPSIDYVVTKVPRFAFEKFPQADDTLTTQMKSVGEVMAIGRTFQESLQKALRGLEVGVDGFNLKTVDPATIDEQLARPTPDRLWYVADAFGIGMSVERVFDLTKIDPWFLVQIKEIVDLELAVEKRDFSSLTAEEVRYLKRKGFADRRLAYLLKTTETEFRNRRHELGIRPVYKRVDTCAAEFSTDTAYMYSTYEDECEANPTDKKKIMVLGGGPNRIGQGIEFDYCCVHAAMAMREDGYETIMVNCNPETVSTDYDTSDRLYFEPLTLEDVLEIVAIEKPVGVIVQYGGQTPLKLALALEANGVPIIGTSPESIDVAEDRERFQKLLHELGLKQPPNRTARTEEDALRLAQEIGYPLVVRPSYVLGGRAMEIVHEQKDLERYMREAVKVSHDSPVLLDRFLNDAVECDVDALSDGEEVIIGGVMEHIEQAGVHSGDSACSLPPYSLGKAVQDELRRQTKLMAKALNVCGLMNVQFAIKDNDVYVLEVNPRASRTVPFVSKATGLQLAKIAARCMAGRSLKDQGVTKEVIPPYFSVKEAVFPFVKFPGVDTILGPEMKSTGEVMGVGVTFAEAFVKSQLAASVKLPTSGKVFMSVKDSDKTKAIEIARHLLDAGFHLVATRGTAHAIEAAGLPVQTVNKFTEGRPHIVDMIKNNEIALIINTVEEKRQAINDSRNIRTSGLQARVTMYTTIWGAEAAAEGIRNLGELVVYPIQALHTQLH; from the coding sequence ATGCCGAAACGTACAGATATAAAAAGTGTTTTGATTATTGGCGCCGGCCCGATCATCATCGGTCAGGCTTGCGAGTTCGACTATTCCGGCGCGCAAGCTTGCAAGGCCCTGCGCGAAGAGGGTTACAAGGTCATCCTGGTCAACTCCAACCCAGCGACGATCATGACCGACCCGGAGATGGCCGACGTCACCTACATCGAGCCGATCACCTGGCAGGTTGTCGCCAAGATCATCGAGAAAGAGCGCCCGGATGCGCTGCTGCCGACCATGGGTGGTCAGACCGCGCTGAACTGTGCGCTCGACCTCGACCGCGAAGGCGTACTGGCCAAGTTCAATGTCGAGCTGATTGGTGCTTCGAAGGAAGCCATCGACAAGGCCGAGGATCGCCAGAAGTTCAAGGATGCGATGACCAAGATTGGTCTCGGTTCCGCCAAGTCGGCCACCGCGCACAGTATGGAAGAGGCTTATCAGGTGCAGGCCGTGATCGGCTTCCCGACCATCATCCGTCCGTCCTTCACGCTGGGCGGTACGGGCGGCGGCATTGCCTACAACATGGAAGAGTTCGAGACCATCTGCAAGCGCGGTCTCGAAGCCTCGCCGACCAACGAGTTGCTGATCGAAGAATCGCTGCTCGGCTGGAAGGAATACGAGATGGAAGTGGTCCGCGACAAGGCGGACAACTGCATCATCATCTGCTCGATCGAAAATCTTGATCCGATGGGCGTGCACACGGGCGATTCGATCACCGTTGCCCCGGCCCAGACGCTGACTGACAAGGAATACCAGATTCTGCGTAACGCCTCTATCGCCGTGCTGCGCGAGATTGGCGTCGATACCGGCGGTTCGAACGTGCAGTTCTCGATCAATCCGAAGGACGGTCGGATGATCGTCATCGAGATGAATCCGCGTGTTTCGCGTTCGTCGGCGCTGGCCTCCAAGGCGACCGGCTTCCCGATCGCCAAGATCGCCGCCAAGCTGTCGGTCGGCTATACGCTCGACGAGTTGTCGAACGACATCACCGGTGGCAAGACGCCGGCCTCGTTCGAGCCGTCCATTGACTACGTCGTAACCAAGGTGCCGCGTTTCGCCTTCGAGAAATTCCCGCAGGCGGATGACACGCTGACCACGCAGATGAAGTCGGTTGGCGAAGTGATGGCTATCGGTCGTACCTTCCAGGAGTCGCTGCAGAAGGCTCTGCGCGGGCTGGAAGTTGGCGTCGACGGCTTCAACCTGAAAACGGTCGATCCGGCCACGATTGACGAGCAACTGGCCCGTCCGACCCCGGATCGCCTGTGGTACGTTGCCGATGCGTTTGGTATCGGCATGTCGGTCGAGCGCGTTTTTGATCTGACCAAGATCGATCCGTGGTTCCTCGTCCAGATCAAGGAGATTGTCGATCTCGAACTGGCTGTCGAAAAACGCGATTTTTCCTCGTTGACCGCAGAAGAAGTGCGCTACCTGAAGCGCAAGGGTTTCGCCGACCGTCGTCTGGCCTATCTGTTGAAGACGACCGAGACCGAATTCCGCAACCGTCGTCACGAGCTGGGCATCCGCCCGGTTTACAAGCGAGTCGATACCTGTGCCGCCGAATTCTCGACCGATACCGCTTACATGTACTCGACCTACGAGGACGAGTGCGAGGCCAATCCGACCGACAAGAAGAAGATCATGGTGCTGGGCGGCGGTCCGAACCGTATCGGCCAGGGTATCGAGTTCGACTACTGCTGCGTGCATGCCGCCATGGCGATGCGCGAAGACGGTTACGAGACCATCATGGTCAATTGCAATCCGGAAACCGTGTCGACCGACTACGACACCTCGGATCGCTTGTATTTCGAGCCGCTGACCTTGGAAGACGTGCTGGAAATCGTCGCCATTGAAAAGCCGGTCGGCGTCATCGTCCAGTACGGTGGCCAAACGCCGTTGAAATTGGCGTTGGCTCTCGAGGCCAATGGCGTGCCAATCATTGGTACCAGCCCGGAATCCATCGACGTTGCCGAAGACCGCGAGCGCTTCCAGAAGCTGCTGCATGAACTCGGCCTCAAGCAACCGCCGAACCGCACTGCCCGCACCGAAGAGGATGCCTTGCGTCTGGCCCAGGAAATCGGTTATCCGCTGGTCGTTCGCCCGTCCTACGTGCTGGGTGGCCGGGCCATGGAAATCGTCCATGAGCAGAAGGACCTCGAGCGCTACATGCGCGAAGCCGTCAAGGTTTCGCACGACTCCCCTGTGCTTCTCGACCGTTTCCTGAATGATGCCGTTGAATGTGACGTCGATGCTCTGTCCGATGGCGAGGAAGTCATCATCGGCGGCGTCATGGAGCACATTGAACAAGCTGGCGTGCACTCCGGTGACTCCGCTTGCTCGCTACCGCCGTATTCCTTGGGCAAGGCCGTGCAGGACGAACTGCGTCGGCAGACCAAACTGATGGCCAAGGCGCTCAACGTTTGTGGCCTGATGAACGTTCAGTTTGCCATCAAGGACAACGACGTTTACGTGCTGGAAGTCAATCCGCGTGCCTCGCGCACGGTGCCTTTTGTTTCCAAGGCCACCGGGCTGCAACTGGCCAAGATTGCAGCGCGCTGCATGGCGGGGCGCAGTCTCAAGGACCAGGGCGTGACCAAGGAAGTGATCCCGCCGTATTTTTCGGTCAAGGAAGCCGTGTTCCCCTTCGTCAAGTTCCCGGGCGTCGATACCATTCTTGGCCCGGAAATGAAGTCGACCGGCGAAGTCATGGGCGTTGGCGTCACCTTTGCCGAAGCCTTCGTCAAGTCGCAACTGGCCGCCAGCGTCAAACTGCCGACCTCCGGCAAGGTCTTTATGTCGGTCAAGGATAGCGACAAGACCAAGGCGATTGAAATTGCTCGCCATTTGCTTGATGCGGGATTCCATCTCGTAGCGACGCGCGGTACGGCACATGCCATCGAGGCTGCCGGCTTGCCGGTGCAGACGGTTAACAAGTTCACCGAAGGCCGTCCGCACATTGTCGACATGATCAAGAACAATGAAATTGCTCTGATCATCAACACGGTTGAGGAAAAGCGCCAGGCGATTAACGACTCGCGTAACATCCGCACTTCCGGCCTGCAGGCTCGTGTCACAATGTACACGACAATCTGGGGTGCCGAAGCGGCTGCCGAAGGTATTCGCAATCTGGGCGAGTTGGTGGTTTATCCGATTCAGGCCTTGCACACGCAGTTACACTGA
- the greA gene encoding transcription elongation factor GreA gives MSKVPLTVKGAEKLREELHRLKTVDRPWVIGAIAEARAHGDLSENAEYDAAKERQGFIEGRIQEVEGKLSHAQIIDPKLLDADGRCVFGATLDLEDQDTGDAVTYQIVGEDEADIKGGKISVNSPIARALIGKYAGDIAQVQAPGGIREYEVIDVRYE, from the coding sequence ATGAGCAAAGTTCCATTGACCGTAAAGGGCGCCGAAAAGCTGCGCGAAGAACTGCATCGACTGAAGACGGTTGATCGTCCGTGGGTAATTGGTGCTATCGCCGAAGCCAGGGCCCATGGCGATCTTTCCGAAAACGCCGAGTACGATGCCGCCAAGGAACGCCAGGGCTTCATTGAAGGGCGTATTCAGGAAGTCGAGGGTAAGCTGTCACACGCCCAGATCATCGATCCGAAGCTACTCGATGCCGATGGGCGCTGCGTGTTTGGTGCGACATTGGATCTTGAGGATCAGGATACCGGCGATGCCGTGACCTACCAGATCGTTGGCGAGGACGAAGCCGACATCAAGGGGGGGAAGATTTCGGTTAATTCGCCGATTGCCCGGGCGCTGATCGGCAAGTACGCCGGCGATATTGCCCAGGTCCAGGCGCCGGGCGGCATTCGCGAGTACGAAGTTATCGACGTTCGTTACGAGTAA
- a CDS encoding DUF4149 domain-containing protein, whose amino-acid sequence MRRLSEALYLFAVTLWVGGLWAIGYMAAPVLFASLGDRQLAGMVAGKLFALIGWVGLGCAAWLLVFLVSRCGGQVFKRGIFWLVVLMALMTIVSQFGIQPLMAQLKLDAMPREVMESVLRDRFAAWHGISSILYLMQSLLGLWLVIWSGRGLK is encoded by the coding sequence TTGCGTCGTCTGTCCGAAGCCCTTTATCTGTTCGCCGTCACACTGTGGGTGGGCGGCCTGTGGGCGATTGGTTACATGGCTGCGCCTGTGCTCTTTGCCAGTCTGGGTGACCGGCAACTGGCCGGCATGGTGGCTGGCAAACTGTTTGCCTTGATCGGCTGGGTTGGTTTGGGGTGTGCCGCCTGGTTACTGGTGTTTCTGGTTTCCCGTTGCGGCGGGCAGGTGTTCAAGCGCGGCATCTTTTGGCTAGTCGTCCTGATGGCGCTGATGACCATTGTCAGCCAGTTTGGCATCCAGCCTTTGATGGCGCAGCTAAAGCTCGATGCCATGCCGCGCGAGGTGATGGAAAGTGTGTTGCGCGACCGCTTTGCTGCTTGGCACGGTATCTCCAGCATTCTCTACCTGATGCAGAGTCTGCTGGGTTTGTGGCTCGTGATCTGGAGTGGTCGCGGACTGAAGTGA
- a CDS encoding YhbY family RNA-binding protein has product MLQISSAQRRELRAKAHDLNPVVSIAENGLTEAVLKEINMNLNAHELIKIRVYGDSRENRLAYYDQICAQLDAAPVQHIGKLLVVYRPSPTDNATVNPKKAPKSKRPASAAPRKSKRSFQG; this is encoded by the coding sequence ATGCTGCAAATATCATCTGCCCAGCGACGCGAACTGCGCGCCAAGGCCCACGACCTGAATCCGGTTGTTTCGATTGCCGAAAACGGCCTGACTGAGGCCGTTCTAAAGGAAATCAATATGAACCTGAACGCTCACGAACTGATCAAGATTCGCGTTTATGGTGACAGCCGGGAAAATCGTCTGGCCTATTACGATCAAATCTGCGCCCAACTGGATGCCGCTCCAGTCCAGCACATCGGCAAGCTTCTGGTGGTCTATCGCCCGTCACCCACCGACAATGCCACGGTCAACCCGAAAAAAGCCCCAAAATCAAAACGCCCCGCTTCTGCCGCTCCGCGCAAAAGCAAGCGATCCTTCCAGGGCTGA